Below is a genomic region from bacterium.
TTCTCATCGCCGCCCTCACCGCCACTGCCGCCCTTGCCACCGCCGCCCGCATCGCCGCCATCACCGCCACTACCGTTCCCGCCGATGCCGACCCCAACGCTGTCCTTGGTATCGCCAACCCCGACGCCAGTGCCACCGAACCCGTTACCGCCGCTGCCCGCCGTATTGCTGCTCCCACTGCTCCCACCGTTCCCGCCGGCGCCGCCGTTGCCGTTATCACTGCCGCCTGTGCCCGCGCCGATGCCGTTCCCGCCGTTGCCGCCGCCGGAGTTCTCATCCCCGCCGGCTCCGCCCGTGCCCGTGCCGATCCCGTTGCCGTTCTCATCGCCACCGCTGCCGCCCTTCCCACCGTTGCCCGCGTTCCCGGCATCCCCACCATCGCCACCACTGCCATTGCCGCCGATGCCGTTCCCGACACTACCTTCGGCGGCGCCCACACCGCTGCCGACGGATCCGGTCCCGTTCCCGCCGTTGCCCGCCGTATTGCTGCTCCCACTGCTCCCACCGTTCCCGCCGTTGCCGCCATTGCCGTTATCACTGCCGCCCGTGCCCGTGCCGGTGCCGTTCCCGCCGTTGCCGCCGCCGGAGTTCTCATCCCCGCCGGCCCCGCCCGTGCCCGTGCCGATCCCGTTCCCATTCTTGTCCCCACCGCGGCCGCCCCTGCCCCCACTCCCGCCGTTCCCGGCATCCCCACCATCACCGCCACTTCCGTTCCCGCCGATGCCGACACCAACACCACCATCGACGCCCACACCGACGCCGTCGCCGCCAGTCCCATTGCCGCCGGTCCCGGCCGAGTTGCTATTGCCCGTGCTCCCGCCGGTCCCCCCATTCCCGCCGTTGCCGTTGTTGCTGCCCCCCGTGCCCGTGCCGCTCCCGGCCCCGCCGGTTCCGCCGCTCGTGTTCTCGTCCCCACCGGCCCCGCCTGTGCCCGTGCCGATCCCGTTGCCGTTCTCGTCGCCGCCGCTGCCGCCCTTCCCGCCTTTGCCCGCGTTCCCGGCATCCCCACCTTCACCACCACTACCGTCACCGCCGATGCCCACACCGGTGCCGCCGCTGACGCCCACCCCGTCACCCAATCCGCCCTTGCCGTCGCCCCCGTTCCCGGCGGTGTTGGCGCCCCCACTTGTGCCGCCGTTCCCGCCGTTCCCGCCGTTCCCGTTATTGCTGCCGCCGTTGCCTACGCCCGTCCCGGACCCGCCGGTGCCGCCAACGAGGTTCTCGCTCCCGCCGGCCCCACCGCTGCCCGTGCCGATCCCGTTCCCGTTCTCGTCGCCGCCGCTGCCGCCCTTGCCGCCCCTCCCTGCGTTCCCCGCATCCCCACCACCACCGCTAATCCCCGTGCCCCCGACGCCATCGCCGGTCCCCTCATCGCTGAGGCTGGTGCTGCTGCCATCGTTGCTGTTGCCATCGTGGCCGGCGCTGTTGCTATTCCCGCTGCCGCCGCCGCTGCCGCCCGCGCCGCCGTTCCCGTTGTGGCTCCCGCCCGTGCCGGTGCCGTTCCCCGCACCGCCGTTGCCGCCGCCGGAGTTCTCATCTCCGCCGGCCCCGCCGCTGCCCTTTCCGATCCCGTTCCCGTTCTTGTCGCCGCCCTCACCGCCGCCGCCACCCTCGCCGGCGTTCCCGGCAGAGGTCCCGTCGCCGAACGCGGAATTGGCGCCTCCGCTGGTCCCACCGTTACCGCCCGCGCCCCCGTTCCCGTTGGTGCCGCCGCCCGTGCCCTTGCCCGTGCCGCTACCGCCGTTACCGCCAGAGAGGTTATTACTCCCGCCGGCGCCGCCGGTGCCCGTACCGTTGCCGTTCCCGTTCTTGTCGCCAGCCTCGCCGCCGTCCCCGCCGTCGCCACCGTTCCCCGCCGAGCTATCGTTCCCTACGGCTTCGTTGGAGTTTCCCCCGTTCCCGCCACTCCCGCCGACCCCGCCGTTGCTGTTACCACTCCCACCCTGGGCCGTGCCGCTCGCGCCGCCGCCGACGCCACCGGTGGTGTTGAAACTACCCCCGGCACCGCCCGTGCCTGTGGCCGTCCCGTTCCCGCTATTATCGCCACCATCTCCGCCATCGCCCGCGTCGCCACCGTTCCCGGCCCCAGCTCCGTTGTTTTGGCTGCCGCCGTTGCCCGCCGCAGGGCCACCGTTCCCCCCATTCCCATTGTTGTCCCCGCCAGTGCCTGTCGCGGTGGCGCTGGATCCGGTCGACCCGCCGTTAAACGAGCCGCCCGCGCCGCCCGTGGCGGTCCCCGTCCCATTGCCATTGCCGCTGTTCGTGGCGTGCGCTATGGGAACCGCGATCCCGATGTAGAACATCGGCACCGCGAGTGCCAAAAACACCGTCACCAAAAAGTACAATGGACTCCGCACCTTCCGCCGCTTACGATCGCTACCCACGCACTACCACCCCCCCGATTGCCCCACACGCAACTATGGATAGAGCACGATGTCCTGTGGATAACAGAGACAGCGTCCCCCTCACGAATTGGCGCAGAACATGTCCAATTCATGAATAGAGGTTCTTGCTCCCTATTACCTTCCACAATCTAAATATCGGCCTGGGCTCAAACGAAGCCTAATTGGACGTTGATCCTTCGTCGATGGGGACCTATCTGAATGGTGTCATTCGGGATCCTTGGTGAGATCCGTGATGCCGTTTAGGATCGAAGGGCGGTGGACGTTCATTCGATCGACTCCAGTTGTCCTGACGATATGATGACTAGCCATACCACGTCATCGTCTGGGGTCTGTTGGGACTTACATCAGAGAGCTAACGGGGCAATCGAGAATCCGGGTTCTGTGTCTGGCTGGGGGGCCAGGATTCGAACCTGGACTCTCAGATCCAAAGTCTGATGGCCTACCGTTAGCCGACCCCCCATCGGGTCACCGCCATCCTATCGCACCGGCCATCCGCCGACAAGCGCCCAAAGGGGGGTCAGCCAAATACGGAACACGGGCGAAACGGCGTTGGACCACGGGTCGACGTAGCCCCGGAGGGAGCCGTTTATGGCGAGGTGAGCAGAGTTCGGACCGAGCGGAGCCGCGATGGCTACGCCAGCGCCACGGCTTCGATCTCGACCGCGGCGTCCCGCGGAAGCTTGGCCACCTGGACGGTGGACCGCGCCGGAGGGCTTTCTTTGAAATACTCGCCGTAGATCTCGTTCATCGCTCCGAAATCGTTGAGATCGCGCAGGAACACGGTGGTCTTCACCACCTTGTCCATCGAGGACCCGGCGGCCTCGAGGACGGCCTTCAGATTGTCCAGGACCCGCCGGGTCTGAACGCGGACGTCCCCCGGGACCGATTGCCCGGTGCGCGGGTCGAGCGGAATCTGACCGGCTGCGAAGACCATGCCACCGCCCACGACGGCCTGCGAGTAGGGGCCGATGGCCGGAGGAGCCTGTTCGGTTTTGATTACCCGCTTCGTCATTTACCCTCAC
It encodes:
- a CDS encoding PE family protein gives rise to the protein MGSDRKRRKVRSPLYFLVTVFLALAVPMFYIGIAVPIAHATNSGNGNGTGTATGGAGGSFNGGSTGSSATATGTGGDNNGNGGNGGPAAGNGGSQNNGAGAGNGGDAGDGGDGGDNSGNGTATGTGGAGGSFNTTGGVGGGASGTAQGGSGNSNGGVGGSGGNGGNSNEAVGNDSSAGNGGDGGDGGEAGDKNGNGNGTGTGGAGGSNNLSGGNGGSGTGKGTGGGTNGNGGAGGNGGTSGGANSAFGDGTSAGNAGEGGGGGEGGDKNGNGIGKGSGGAGGDENSGGGNGGAGNGTGTGGSHNGNGGAGGSGGGSGNSNSAGHDGNSNDGSSTSLSDEGTGDGVGGTGISGGGGDAGNAGRGGKGGSGGDENGNGIGTGSGGAGGSENLVGGTGGSGTGVGNGGSNNGNGGNGGNGGTSGGANTAGNGGDGKGGLGDGVGVSGGTGVGIGGDGSGGEGGDAGNAGKGGKGGSGGDENGNGIGTGTGGAGGDENTSGGTGGAGSGTGTGGSNNGNGGNGGTGGSTGNSNSAGTGGNGTGGDGVGVGVDGGVGVGIGGNGSGGDGGDAGNGGSGGRGGRGGDKNGNGIGTGTGGAGGDENSGGGNGGNGTGTGTGGSDNGNGGNGGNGGSSGSSNTAGNGGNGTGSVGSGVGAAEGSVGNGIGGNGSGGDGGDAGNAGNGGKGGSGGDENGNGIGTGTGGAGGDENSGGGNGGNGIGAGTGGSDNGNGGAGGNGGSSGSSNTAGSGGNGFGGTGVGVGDTKDSVGVGIGGNGSGGDGGDAGGGGKGGSGGEGGDE
- a CDS encoding RidA family protein, which produces MTKRVIKTEQAPPAIGPYSQAVVGGGMVFAAGQIPLDPRTGQSVPGDVRVQTRRVLDNLKAVLEAAGSSMDKVVKTTVFLRDLNDFGAMNEIYGEYFKESPPARSTVQVAKLPRDAAVEIEAVALA